Proteins encoded together in one Dechloromonas sp. HYN0024 window:
- the tcdA gene encoding tRNA cyclic N6-threonylcarbamoyladenosine(37) synthase TcdA has protein sequence MSVDRERRFGGVSRLYGAEGAERLRQAHVCVVGIGGVGSWSAEALARTGVGQITVVDLDMVAESNTNRQIHALGDLYGKAKVDAIADRIRAINPECEVTCIEDFVTPDNVGNIIGNQYSVVIDAIDQVRAKAAMIAFCRRIKTPIIVGGAAGGQIDPTQVAVADLSQTVQDPLLAKVRSLLRREHGFPRDTKKKFTVTAVFSTEQLRYPSKDNACDVGQGPSGLNCAGFGSSVCVTSVFGMVAAAQAIKQIIRT, from the coding sequence ATTTCTGTCGACAGGGAACGTCGTTTTGGAGGCGTCAGCCGTCTTTATGGCGCCGAGGGGGCGGAACGACTGCGTCAGGCCCATGTCTGCGTGGTTGGCATCGGCGGGGTCGGTTCGTGGAGTGCAGAGGCGCTGGCCCGCACGGGCGTAGGCCAGATTACCGTGGTCGATCTCGACATGGTGGCCGAATCCAACACCAATCGTCAGATTCACGCCCTCGGTGATCTCTATGGAAAAGCCAAGGTTGACGCAATTGCTGATCGGATCCGGGCCATCAATCCCGAGTGCGAAGTCACCTGCATCGAGGATTTCGTCACGCCAGACAATGTGGGCAACATCATCGGCAACCAGTATTCAGTAGTCATCGATGCCATTGACCAGGTTCGTGCCAAGGCTGCGATGATCGCTTTCTGCCGCCGAATAAAGACCCCGATCATCGTTGGCGGTGCCGCCGGCGGCCAAATCGACCCGACCCAGGTAGCCGTCGCCGATCTCAGTCAGACCGTGCAGGACCCCCTGCTGGCAAAGGTTCGCTCGCTCCTTCGGCGAGAGCACGGATTTCCGCGTGACACAAAGAAAAAATTTACCGTTACTGCGGTGTTTTCTACCGAACAACTGCGCTATCCGTCAAAAGACAACGCCTGCGATGTCGGCCAAGGCCCGTCCGGTCTCAACTGCGCCGGATTCGGCTCGTCCGTCTGCGTCACATCCGTTTTTGGCATGGTTGCCGCTGCACAAGCGATTAAGCAGATTATCCGGACTTAA
- a CDS encoding HD domain-containing phosphohydrolase has protein sequence MDIRSIIAPTIHDRVSLEEFAEALTDRAPEVEYDVARLRKLPGDREITASLFRAVHNIKGDAALCKFELGVAIAHPIETLLGRFREGEILFSAVLAEMILLAVDRLELATEALLANKSLDNLELGKLVLGLEAIAPEPAHHIDAACADLIEAVTGFPPVIPDISGKTPRPSSSGADHKNAASDLQFFRSLALQFESRSPLFKGRTMRILRLALETNKAGKDAVDAVQLEAAVYLHDLGMMLLPESIWLKIGKMSPQEKLTLENHPGFAAGLLQRMPGWEEAAKMIAQHHEMPDGGGYPNRLHHADICSGAKILAIVDAFEAVMLKHIHRGKNRSVLRAVAEINACDNQFSPDWIEPFNAVIRKTVEN, from the coding sequence ATGGACATACGTTCGATCATTGCACCAACGATCCATGATCGCGTATCACTGGAAGAGTTTGCCGAGGCGCTGACTGATCGTGCCCCCGAGGTGGAATACGACGTCGCCCGCCTGCGAAAATTGCCGGGCGACCGGGAAATTACCGCCAGTCTCTTTCGTGCCGTCCATAACATCAAGGGCGATGCGGCCCTGTGCAAATTTGAACTGGGCGTAGCCATCGCGCATCCTATCGAGACCCTGCTCGGACGCTTCCGGGAAGGTGAAATCCTGTTCTCGGCAGTGCTGGCTGAAATGATCCTGCTGGCCGTCGACAGGCTGGAGCTGGCTACTGAGGCCTTGCTAGCCAACAAGTCGCTGGACAACCTTGAACTGGGCAAGCTGGTGCTAGGCCTGGAAGCCATCGCACCAGAGCCGGCCCATCATATCGATGCGGCATGCGCGGACCTGATTGAGGCGGTCACCGGGTTCCCTCCCGTCATCCCCGATATTTCAGGGAAAACCCCTCGCCCCTCTTCATCAGGGGCAGACCACAAGAATGCCGCCAGTGACCTGCAATTTTTCCGCTCGCTGGCGCTGCAGTTCGAAAGCCGTTCCCCACTCTTCAAAGGACGCACCATGCGCATTCTTCGCCTGGCGCTTGAGACCAACAAGGCGGGGAAGGATGCCGTGGATGCGGTGCAACTTGAAGCTGCGGTCTATCTGCATGACCTCGGAATGATGCTGTTGCCGGAGTCTATCTGGTTGAAGATCGGCAAGATGAGTCCGCAAGAAAAACTCACCCTGGAAAACCATCCCGGCTTCGCCGCCGGACTTTTGCAGCGGATGCCGGGCTGGGAGGAGGCCGCGAAAATGATCGCGCAGCATCATGAAATGCCAGATGGCGGCGGCTATCCAAACCGACTCCACCATGCCGACATTTGTAGCGGCGCAAAAATACTGGCCATTGTCGATGCTTTCGAGGCGGTCATGCTGAAGCACATCCACCGCGGAAAGAATCGTTCGGTATTGCGCGCTGTCGCCGAAATCAATGCCTGCGACAACCAGTTCTCTCCTGACTGGATTGAACCATTCAATGCCGTAATCCGTAAAACGGTCGAAAATTGA
- the ispB gene encoding octaprenyl diphosphate synthase has translation MTLEQLYALIGPDMKAVDAVIRDRLHSDVVLVRQVAEYIIGSGGKRMRPALVLLAAGALGYEGTRHHEMAAVIEFIHTATLLHDDVVDESALRRGNETANAMFGNAASVLVGDFLYSRAFQMMVMVDNMRVMRVLSDATNIIAEGEVLQLMNCHDADVDEARYMQVIHYKTAKLFEAAAQLGAILGQASQEEETALTNYGMHLGTAFQLIDDVLDYSGQEADTGKHIGDDLAEGKPTLPLIYVMQHGTAEQAACVRKAIEEGGRDDFPAVLDAIRNSGALDHARARAGQEAELARASIQCLGDSNFKKALLQLTLFAVERNH, from the coding sequence GTGACTCTGGAACAGCTCTACGCCCTTATCGGGCCCGACATGAAGGCCGTCGACGCGGTCATTCGCGATCGCCTGCATTCTGATGTGGTGCTGGTCAGGCAGGTGGCCGAATACATCATAGGCAGCGGTGGCAAGCGTATGCGCCCGGCCCTGGTCTTGCTGGCTGCTGGAGCCCTCGGTTATGAGGGAACGCGGCACCACGAGATGGCGGCGGTGATTGAATTTATCCATACGGCCACCCTGTTGCACGACGATGTGGTTGATGAGTCAGCCTTGCGGCGAGGAAACGAAACAGCGAATGCCATGTTCGGCAATGCCGCCAGCGTCCTGGTCGGAGATTTTCTTTATTCCCGCGCCTTCCAGATGATGGTCATGGTCGACAACATGCGCGTCATGCGCGTGCTATCTGACGCGACGAATATCATCGCCGAAGGTGAAGTCCTGCAATTGATGAACTGCCACGACGCGGATGTCGACGAGGCGCGTTACATGCAGGTGATTCACTACAAGACGGCCAAGCTATTCGAGGCAGCCGCCCAGTTGGGTGCGATCCTTGGTCAAGCCTCACAGGAAGAAGAAACGGCGCTGACCAATTACGGCATGCATCTGGGGACCGCCTTTCAGTTGATTGACGACGTTCTTGATTATTCCGGTCAGGAGGCCGATACCGGCAAGCATATCGGCGACGATCTCGCCGAGGGCAAGCCGACCCTGCCACTGATCTACGTCATGCAGCACGGAACGGCCGAGCAGGCAGCCTGCGTACGCAAAGCCATTGAAGAAGGCGGGCGTGACGACTTCCCGGCTGTGCTCGACGCCATCAGGAATAGTGGGGCTCTGGATCACGCTCGGGCGCGTGCTGGGCAAGAGGCCGAACTGGCTAGAGCATCAATTCAGTGCCTGGGGGATTCAAATTTCAAAAAAGCTCTGCTACAATTGACGCTCTTTGCAGTTGAGAGAAATCATTAG
- a CDS encoding helix-turn-helix transcriptional regulator, with protein MIKCHLSRLMGEHKLKVVDVARLTGLHRNTITLLYNETATRVDIETVDKLCILFNCSVGELFEFVENS; from the coding sequence TTGATTAAGTGCCACTTGTCCAGACTCATGGGAGAGCACAAGTTAAAAGTCGTCGATGTCGCACGGCTAACAGGGCTTCATCGCAACACAATTACCTTGCTCTACAATGAAACGGCTACGCGAGTAGATATAGAAACCGTCGACAAACTTTGCATACTCTTCAACTGCAGCGTGGGTGAGTTGTTTGAGTTTGTTGAAAACTCATAG
- a CDS encoding tyrosine-type recombinase/integrase, with translation MASIRARKDNGMLFLDFRYQSIRCREQTLLADSATNRKRLSKLAEKIEEKISIGEFNYREFFPNSKNAAKFDLPEPSATVVAQAVLNMGHSDVGSTPLFKDFAEVWYSEKAVEWRTSHKKTIRDDINKRLNPRFGDMEVGVITKADILAFRADLAKAPARNKNTTLSNPRINKILDPLRQIICEAADRFNFRTPFQNIKQLRVKRSDVEPFSLDEVKSIINTVRPDFKNYFTVRFFTGMRTGEVHGLKWKYIDFERRLILVRETVVDGEETYTKTDSSQREIQMSQLVFDALKEQHKGTGKRSEFVFCNRDGLTLDYKNVNNRVWKPLLRHLGLKVRRPYQCRHTAATLWMGAGENPEWIARQLGHSTTEMLFRVYSRYVPNLTRRDGSAFERMLTASLGEGQAQIVVDPVSEGV, from the coding sequence ATGGCTAGTATCCGAGCGCGTAAAGATAACGGGATGCTATTTCTTGATTTCCGATATCAAAGCATCCGTTGTCGCGAACAAACACTCTTGGCTGATAGCGCAACCAATCGGAAGCGTCTTTCTAAGCTTGCTGAAAAAATCGAAGAAAAGATTTCGATCGGGGAGTTCAACTACCGCGAATTTTTCCCCAACAGCAAGAATGCCGCGAAATTTGACCTTCCCGAGCCCTCTGCTACGGTCGTAGCGCAAGCCGTATTGAACATGGGTCATTCGGATGTCGGCAGCACGCCTTTGTTCAAAGACTTCGCCGAGGTTTGGTATTCCGAGAAAGCCGTGGAGTGGCGGACGTCCCATAAGAAGACGATCCGCGATGACATCAATAAGCGTCTGAATCCCCGATTTGGGGATATGGAGGTCGGCGTCATCACTAAGGCTGACATTCTTGCTTTCCGTGCAGACCTCGCCAAAGCTCCGGCACGGAACAAGAACACTACGCTGTCGAATCCACGAATCAATAAAATCCTCGATCCGCTACGGCAAATCATCTGCGAAGCCGCCGACCGCTTTAATTTTCGCACGCCGTTCCAGAACATCAAACAACTTCGCGTGAAGCGGAGCGATGTCGAACCCTTCTCGCTGGACGAAGTGAAGTCGATCATCAATACCGTACGCCCGGACTTCAAGAATTACTTCACGGTGCGTTTTTTCACCGGGATGCGTACGGGTGAAGTTCATGGCCTCAAGTGGAAATACATCGATTTTGAGCGCCGCCTGATTCTCGTTCGTGAAACCGTGGTTGATGGTGAAGAGACCTACACCAAGACCGATTCCTCTCAGCGTGAGATCCAGATGTCGCAATTGGTCTTCGACGCGTTGAAGGAACAACATAAAGGTACTGGCAAGCGCTCGGAGTTTGTCTTCTGCAATCGGGATGGATTGACGCTTGACTACAAGAACGTCAATAACCGGGTCTGGAAGCCTCTGTTGCGTCATCTTGGGCTCAAGGTACGTCGGCCATATCAGTGCCGGCATACAGCCGCCACGCTGTGGATGGGAGCAGGGGAGAATCCGGAGTGGATCGCCCGGCAGCTAGGACACAGCACCACGGAAATGTTGTTCCGCGTCTATTCGCGCTATGTACCCAATCTAACTCGGCGCGACGGATCGGCGTTTGAACGCATGCTGACGGCCTCGCTGGGTGAAGGTCAGGCGCAGATTGTTGTAGATCCCGTTTCGGAAGGAGTTTGA
- a CDS encoding HD domain-containing protein yields MTASIPLSHAVAQSSSETAAYYRLTSITRLPGKGGRGVTNIATLYHEQGAREVTWQSAQVDSRLKRGCYVTMRGIEHSVTSDRVTKIQRLDLLDKPLPNVNPFDAVPANWVHDRALVKRASNLWSQLTRPLQHLVTAVLWDGGRFERFLTGPAALSCYPPVPNANLSHAVETAETALMLANGLTDVSTSVVIAAALLHDAGKADDFRLSPDRTGYAYSERGQLVGARHTVLEWLAVARGRDAVIVPDGQYLALIHALTATRGAGWLGIREPRIIEATILAAADRVCSESGWSPNHYAERREQVWTGGVR; encoded by the coding sequence ATGACCGCATCTATTCCTCTCTCCCACGCTGTTGCTCAATCCTCCTCCGAGACAGCTGCCTATTACCGACTCACGAGTATTACCCGCCTGCCCGGCAAAGGGGGCCGTGGTGTCACCAACATCGCAACGTTGTATCACGAACAGGGTGCCCGTGAGGTTACCTGGCAGTCTGCGCAGGTTGATAGTCGCCTGAAGCGTGGCTGCTATGTCACCATGCGTGGCATCGAGCATTCAGTCACTTCGGATCGTGTGACCAAGATCCAGCGGCTGGACCTGCTCGACAAGCCGCTGCCGAACGTTAATCCGTTCGATGCGGTGCCTGCCAATTGGGTTCATGATCGTGCCTTGGTAAAGCGTGCCAGTAACTTGTGGAGCCAGCTCACTCGCCCGCTTCAGCATCTGGTTACTGCTGTGTTGTGGGATGGAGGTCGGTTCGAACGCTTCTTGACCGGGCCTGCTGCATTGAGTTGCTACCCGCCTGTGCCAAATGCCAATCTTAGTCACGCCGTTGAAACCGCTGAAACTGCTCTGATGCTCGCGAATGGTCTGACGGATGTCTCGACATCTGTCGTTATCGCCGCAGCCCTGTTGCACGATGCTGGAAAGGCAGATGATTTTAGGCTTAGTCCGGATCGTACTGGCTATGCCTATTCCGAGCGGGGCCAATTGGTCGGGGCCCGTCACACCGTATTGGAGTGGTTGGCAGTTGCTCGGGGCAGGGACGCAGTGATTGTTCCAGATGGGCAATACCTTGCCTTGATTCATGCCTTGACGGCAACGCGTGGTGCCGGATGGTTGGGTATCCGGGAGCCGCGGATTATCGAGGCCACCATTCTGGCAGCGGCTGATCGGGTCTGTAGCGAATCGGGATGGTCGCCCAATCACTACGCCGAGCGGCGTGAGCAGGTCTGGACGGGAGGTGTGCGTTGA
- a CDS encoding H-NS family nucleoid-associated regulatory protein: MDISNLSVSELKSLLEKIPAEINRREKQEKARIRQELEALAAKSGYSLDELLNEASEKVRKVVKVVPVKYRHPQDSSLAWTGRGRQPKWVVEFLAAGGALGQLAT, translated from the coding sequence ATGGACATCTCTAATCTTTCCGTGTCTGAGCTGAAATCTCTTCTTGAGAAAATCCCTGCGGAGATCAACCGGCGGGAAAAGCAAGAGAAAGCCCGTATTCGGCAAGAGCTTGAAGCCTTGGCAGCAAAGAGTGGCTATTCCCTCGATGAGTTGCTAAATGAGGCAAGTGAGAAGGTGCGCAAAGTGGTAAAAGTTGTTCCGGTCAAATATCGCCATCCACAGGATAGCTCTTTGGCTTGGACGGGCAGAGGTCGCCAACCAAAGTGGGTAGTGGAGTTTTTGGCTGCAGGAGGGGCGCTGGGGCAACTTGCAACCTGA
- a CDS encoding nitroreductase, producing MSKLTIKSGCVEAVFKRGRSQSNPAQPALQRTEPMKTPIQAAVDEVMKSRYSCRAYLPTEVPKKVIEEILAIASRAPSGTNIQPWKVWVLTGESKTKLSERIVAAFDDPEEAATHSESYPYYPSKWASPYIERRRKVGFDLYKLLDIQKGDSARMHQQHARNFNFFDAPVGLIFTVDTIMEKGSWLDYGMFVQNVMLAAKARGLDTCPQAAFVQFHRIIEEELGIPETQTFVCGMSLGYANPEAPENALRTERAPLDEWVCFKT from the coding sequence ATGAGTAAATTGACCATCAAATCCGGATGCGTTGAAGCCGTATTCAAACGTGGCCGTTCACAATCCAACCCTGCCCAACCTGCATTACAGAGAACAGAACCAATGAAAACGCCGATTCAAGCCGCCGTTGATGAAGTAATGAAGAGCCGCTATTCGTGCCGAGCTTATTTGCCAACTGAGGTCCCCAAGAAAGTCATCGAGGAAATTCTGGCCATTGCATCTCGAGCACCATCTGGAACCAACATCCAACCTTGGAAGGTTTGGGTTCTGACGGGAGAAAGCAAAACCAAACTTAGTGAGCGAATTGTCGCGGCTTTTGATGATCCGGAAGAAGCAGCTACCCATTCGGAGAGTTATCCTTACTATCCAAGCAAATGGGCATCACCGTACATCGAGCGCCGCCGCAAAGTTGGCTTTGACCTGTACAAGCTCCTGGATATCCAAAAGGGTGATTCCGCACGAATGCACCAGCAACACGCCAGAAACTTTAATTTCTTTGACGCTCCAGTCGGTCTGATATTTACAGTCGACACCATCATGGAGAAAGGCAGCTGGCTCGATTATGGGATGTTCGTTCAGAACGTCATGCTGGCTGCTAAAGCGCGTGGTCTGGACACATGTCCTCAGGCAGCCTTTGTTCAATTCCATCGCATCATCGAAGAAGAACTCGGAATTCCCGAGACTCAAACATTCGTCTGTGGCATGTCGCTTGGATATGCGAATCCAGAAGCACCCGAAAATGCACTACGGACCGAGCGCGCCCCATTGGATGAATGGGTGTGCTTCAAAACATAG